The Chlorocebus sabaeus isolate Y175 chromosome 6, mChlSab1.0.hap1, whole genome shotgun sequence genome has a segment encoding these proteins:
- the TIMM44 gene encoding mitochondrial import inner membrane translocase subunit TIM44 — protein MAAAAALRGGWCRCPRRCLSSGIQFLSSHNLLHGSTYQMRRPGGELPLSKSYSSGNRKGFLSGLLDNVKQELAKNKEMKESIKKFRDEARRLEESDVLQEARRKYKTIESETMRTSEVLRKKLGELTGTVKESLHEVSKSDLGRKIKEGVEEAAKTAKQSAESVSKGGEKLGRTAAFRALSQGVESVKKEIDDSVLGQTGPYRRPQRLRKRTEFAGEKFKEEKVFEPNEEALGVVLHKDSKWYQQWKDFKENNVVFNRFFEMKMKYDESDNAFIRASRALTDKVTDLLGGLFSKTEMSEVLTEILRVDPAFDKDRFLKQCENDIIPNVLEAMISGELDILKDWCYEATYSQLAYPIQQAKALGLQFHSRILDIDNIDLAMGKMMEPGPVLIITFQAQLVMVVRNPKGEVVEGDPDKVLRMLYVWALCRDQDELNPYAAWRLLDISASSTEQIL, from the exons atggcggcggcggcggcgctgcGGGGTGGCTGGTGCCGCTGTCCACGG AGATGCCTCAGCAGTGGAATCCAATTCCTTTCCAGCCACAACCTACTGCACGGGTCAACCTATCAGATGCGCCGGCCGGGCGGAGAGCTGCCACTG TCCAAATCATATTCTTCTGGAAACAGAAAAGGCTTTCTGTCCGGCTTGCTAGATAATGTCAAACAAGAATtagccaaaaacaaagaaatgaaagaaagtataaaaaaattcCGTGACGAGGCCAGAAGGCTAGAAGAATCAGACGTGCTCCAGGAGGCCAGAAGGAAATAC AAAACCATCGAGTCAGAAACCATGCGGACGAGCGAGGTGCTACGGAAGAAGCTTGGGGAGCTGACGGGCACCGTGAAGGAG AGCCTTCATGAAGTCAGTAAAAGTGATCTGGGCCGGAAAATCAAGGAGGGTGTGGAAGAAGCAGCCAAGACGGCCAAGCAGTCAGCCGAGTCAGTATCCAAAGGTGGGGAGAAGCTGGGCAGGACGGCGGCCTTCAGAGCCCTCTCCCAG GGGGTGGAGTcggtgaagaaggaaattgaCGACAGCGTCCTGGGGCAGACCGGGCCCTACCGGAGGCCCCAGCGACTCCGGAAGAGAACGGAGTTTGCGGGAGAGAAGTTCAAGGAGGAGAAAGTGTTTGAGCCAAATGA GGAGGCACTGGGGGTCGTGCTACACAAGGACTCCAAGTGGTACCAGCAGTGGAAGGACTTCAAGGAGAACAACGTGGTGTTTAACC GGTTCTTCGAGATGAAGATGAAGTATGATGAAAGCGACAACGCGTTCATCCGGGCATCCCGGGCCCTTACGGACAAGGTCACCGACTTGCTGG GGGGCCTGTTCTCCAAGACAGAGATGTCGGAGGTGCTCACAGAGATCCTCCGGGTGGACCCGGCCTTTGACAAGGACCGGTTTCTGAAGCAGTGCGAGAACGACATCATCCCCAATGTCCTGGAG GCCATGATTTCTGGAGAGCTTGACATTCTCAAAGACTGGTGCTATGAAGCT ACTTACAGCCAGCTGGCCTACCCCATCCAGCAGGCCAAGGCGCTGGGTCTCCAGTTCCATTCTCGCATCCTAGACATTGACAACATTGAC CTGGCCATGGGCAAGATGATGGAGCCGGGGCCAGTGCTCATCATCACCTTCCAGGCGCAGCTGGTGATGGTGGTCCGGAACCCTAAAGGCGAGGTGGTGGAGGGCGACCCG GACAAGGTGCTGCGGATGCTGTACGTGTGGGCGCTCTGCCGAGACCAGGACGAGCTCAACCCCTACGCGGCCTGGCGGCTCCTGGACATCTCAGCCTCCAGCACCGAGCAGATCCTCTGA
- the CTXN1 gene encoding cortexin-1, producing MSATWTLSPEPLPPSTGPPVGAGLDAEQRTVFAFVLCLLVVLVLLMVRCVRILLDPYSRMPASSWTDHKEALERGQFDYALV from the coding sequence ATGAGCGCGACGTGGACGCTGTCGCCGGAGCCCCTGCCGCCGTCGACGGGGCCCCCGGTGGGCGCGGGCCTGGATGCGGAGCAGCGCACAGTGTTCGCCTTCGTGCTCTGCCTGCTCGTGGTGCTGGTTCTGTTGATGGTGCGCTGCGTGCGCATCCTGCTCGACCCCTACAGCCGCATGCCCGCCTCGTCCTGGACCGACCACAAGGAGGCGCTCGAGCGCGGGCAGTTCGACTACGCGTTGGTGTGA